One Longimicrobiales bacterium DNA window includes the following coding sequences:
- a CDS encoding LEA type 2 family protein, whose product MMIRTRSLLLPVLLLAAACSSVVREPEVRIESVRVGGIGLRGGTLYAQVYVGNPNGFDLETRSISYDMQVEHPDSAGRWVSFSQGTVEDPVRVRGNGSTIVEVPIQFRYDDLGGAVRSILDTGTFNYRVRGDVRLSQPIGRTIPYSKTGIVSLAGVRD is encoded by the coding sequence ATGATGATCAGGACCCGTTCACTGCTTCTTCCCGTTCTGCTCCTCGCCGCGGCATGCTCGAGCGTGGTGCGCGAGCCAGAGGTGCGTATCGAATCGGTCCGTGTGGGCGGCATCGGCCTGCGCGGAGGCACGCTTTACGCCCAGGTGTATGTCGGAAACCCGAACGGGTTCGATCTGGAGACCCGGTCGATCAGCTATGACATGCAGGTCGAGCATCCGGACAGCGCCGGCCGCTGGGTGAGCTTCTCGCAGGGCACAGTGGAAGATCCGGTCCGCGTGCGTGGCAACGGGTCCACGATCGTCGAGGTGCCGATCCAGTTCCGCTACGACGACCTGGGTGGTGCCGTTCGCTCGATACTCGACACGGGCACATTCAATTATCGTGTACGGGGCGACGTACGGCTGTCGCAGCCGATCGGGCGCACGATCCCGTACTCGAAGACCGGGATTGTATCGCTCGCCGGCGTCCGCGACTGA
- a CDS encoding trypsin-like peptidase domain-containing protein, producing the protein MLRRGRWLAIALLLTPVVATAQTPAQQQVRQRLGAPGIADTTTAIALSAAFRAAAEQALPAVVYISVEQAPLSARNDQIPPGFRDLLPPGFGPQQPRRGSGSGVIVNADGHILTNNHVVAEASQLTVRLVDGREYRAEVIGGNLETDIAVIKIDPAPGESLPTAPLGDSDNLRVGDWVLALGNPLGLNFTVTAGIVSATGRQISGGDLQLESFIQTDAVINPGNSGGPLIDLFGRVVGINSAIFGSDRFVGYGFAVPITLARRVMTDLLEFGYLRRPQLGVAVQPVTATEAELYELREVRGALITGVQDDLPAQRAGLRIGDIILSVNDTPILDHSDLITRLAGLRPNQEVALGVLRDGRRQEVRVTLGEFPRPDVAAGPAPEPQQEEPEQVLGFAVTALTPQLAQEAGYRGEGGVMVTGQPQGSAANVVARGTIVLAINGRRIRTPGDVREVARGIRPGQPVELRVFDPEMGEVLRVYRTRQ; encoded by the coding sequence ATGCTGAGAAGAGGTCGCTGGCTGGCCATCGCGCTGCTGCTGACGCCCGTCGTGGCAACTGCGCAGACGCCGGCGCAGCAGCAGGTACGCCAACGGCTTGGCGCACCCGGGATAGCGGACACGACCACGGCGATCGCCCTGTCGGCGGCGTTCCGCGCCGCAGCGGAGCAGGCGCTGCCCGCCGTCGTGTACATCTCGGTGGAACAGGCGCCGCTCAGCGCGCGGAACGATCAGATCCCGCCCGGATTCCGCGACCTGCTCCCGCCCGGATTCGGGCCGCAGCAGCCGCGCCGCGGGAGCGGCTCGGGCGTGATCGTGAATGCCGATGGGCACATCCTGACGAATAACCACGTCGTCGCGGAAGCCTCGCAGCTGACCGTGCGCCTGGTGGATGGCCGTGAGTACCGCGCTGAGGTGATTGGCGGCAATCTCGAGACCGACATTGCCGTGATCAAGATCGATCCTGCGCCGGGTGAGTCCCTGCCCACGGCGCCGCTCGGCGATTCCGATAATCTGCGCGTCGGCGACTGGGTGCTCGCGCTCGGCAATCCGCTGGGCCTGAACTTTACCGTCACAGCCGGCATCGTAAGCGCCACGGGCCGCCAGATATCGGGCGGGGATCTCCAGCTCGAGTCGTTCATTCAGACGGATGCCGTGATCAACCCGGGCAATTCGGGCGGTCCGCTGATCGACCTGTTCGGCCGGGTCGTGGGGATCAACTCGGCCATCTTCGGCAGTGACCGGTTCGTGGGTTACGGCTTTGCGGTGCCGATCACGCTGGCGCGCCGCGTAATGACCGACCTGCTCGAGTTCGGTTACCTGCGGCGCCCGCAGCTCGGCGTCGCCGTCCAGCCCGTTACGGCCACGGAGGCCGAGCTGTACGAGCTGCGCGAGGTGCGCGGTGCTCTGATCACGGGCGTTCAGGACGATCTCCCGGCCCAGCGCGCCGGCCTGCGCATCGGCGACATCATCCTGTCCGTCAACGATACACCCATACTGGACCACTCCGACCTGATCACCCGGCTCGCCGGCCTGCGCCCCAACCAGGAGGTCGCGCTAGGCGTCCTGCGTGACGGTCGACGGCAGGAAGTGCGAGTCACGCTCGGCGAATTCCCGCGTCCAGACGTGGCGGCAGGCCCGGCGCCGGAGCCGCAGCAGGAGGAGCCCGAACAGGTACTCGGGTTCGCTGTCACCGCGCTGACGCCGCAGCTGGCGCAGGAGGCGGGCTATCGGGGTGAAGGAGGCGTCATGGTGACAGGCCAGCCGCAGGGATCGGCTGCGAATGTGGTCGCGCGGGGTACCATCGTGCTGGCGATCAACGGCCGTCGCATCCGGACCCCGGGGGATGTGCGCGAGGTCGCACGCGGTATCCGTCCCGGACAGCCCGTCGAGCTGCGGGTGTTTGATCCGGAGATGGGCGAGGTGCTGCGCGTGTATCGGACCAGGCAGTAG
- a CDS encoding Hsp20/alpha crystallin family protein, translated as MIPMTRGRGGSALDSLLGMSREMDRLAGSMWPDAENGGLVAMPAEVVETDDEIRFEVEMPGFRNEDLDITLENNVLTIAGEKKVQREEGRKDSDYRLFERRYGRYQRSFTVPPTVKGDQCEAHYEDGILSVRLPKSEEAKPRRIQVKATNRESGRRIENAKG; from the coding sequence ATGATTCCTATGACACGTGGTCGTGGTGGCTCTGCACTCGATTCGCTGCTGGGCATGAGCCGCGAGATGGACCGTCTGGCCGGCTCGATGTGGCCGGATGCGGAGAACGGCGGTCTGGTGGCCATGCCGGCGGAGGTGGTGGAGACGGACGACGAGATCCGGTTCGAGGTCGAGATGCCGGGCTTCCGCAATGAGGACCTCGATATCACGCTGGAAAACAACGTCCTCACGATCGCGGGCGAGAAGAAGGTGCAGCGCGAGGAGGGCCGGAAGGATTCGGATTACCGGCTGTTCGAGCGTCGCTACGGGCGCTATCAGCGCAGCTTCACTGTGCCGCCGACAGTGAAGGGAGACCAGTGCGAGGCTCACTACGAGGATGGAATCCTGAGTGTGCGTCTGCCGAAGTCGGAGGAGGCGAAGCCGCGCCGTATTCAGGTGAAAGCGACGAACCGCGAGAGCGGCCGTCGCATCGAGAACGCCAAGGGCTGA